The Novosphingobium kaempferiae genome includes a window with the following:
- a CDS encoding SDR family NAD(P)-dependent oxidoreductase, whose amino-acid sequence MTHDLTNKVAVVTGGNSGIGLGIAQELAEQGAKVFVTGRRQQELDVAVKAIGHGAVGVQGDVTSLADLDRLYDVVQQHGAPIDILVANAGGGSFQPLGAITEEEFDRTFGLNVKATLFTVQKALPLLRDGASVILTGSTSAIRALPSFSVYGATKAAIRNFARHWILDLKDRRIRVNVIAPGATKTPGLQGLTSSEEEWQGFESGLAAGIPLGRLADPREIGKVAAFLASDASSYVNGAELFVDGGFAQI is encoded by the coding sequence ATGACCCATGATCTGACCAACAAGGTCGCCGTCGTGACCGGTGGCAACAGCGGCATCGGCCTCGGCATCGCGCAGGAACTGGCGGAGCAGGGCGCCAAGGTCTTCGTGACCGGACGCCGCCAGCAGGAACTCGACGTAGCCGTCAAGGCGATCGGCCATGGCGCGGTCGGCGTGCAGGGTGACGTGACCAGCCTCGCCGATCTGGACCGGCTCTACGATGTCGTGCAGCAGCATGGTGCGCCGATCGACATCCTCGTCGCCAATGCCGGTGGCGGATCGTTCCAGCCGCTCGGCGCGATCACCGAGGAGGAGTTCGACCGCACCTTCGGGCTCAATGTGAAGGCCACGCTGTTCACCGTGCAGAAGGCGCTGCCGCTGCTGCGCGATGGCGCTTCGGTGATCCTGACGGGTTCGACCAGCGCGATCAGGGCGCTCCCCTCGTTCAGCGTCTACGGCGCGACCAAGGCGGCGATCCGCAACTTCGCGCGCCACTGGATCCTCGACCTCAAGGACCGCAGGATTCGCGTGAACGTGATCGCGCCGGGTGCGACGAAGACGCCGGGGCTTCAGGGCCTGACTTCGAGCGAGGAGGAATGGCAGGGCTTCGAAAGCGGACTGGCCGCAGGCATCCCGCTGGGGCGCCTCGCCGACCCGCGCGAGATCGGCAAGGTAGCCGCGTTCCTCGCTTCGGATGCGTCGAGCTACGTCAACGGCGCGGAACTCTTCGTCGATGGCGGCTTCGCGCAGATCTGA
- a CDS encoding DNA-3-methyladenine glycosylase I, with product MTTQTEHRCSWAEGDALMRAYHDTEWGVPQHDPRMLWEMLMLEGFQAGLAWIIILRKREAFRSAFAGFDPEKVARFGEKDVARLLADPGIVRAQAKTRATIAGARIYCEMAERGESFADYCWSFTDGKVIRNPGKEWIAHSPLSERISKDMKKRGFKFVGPTIVYAWMQAVGIVNDHAADCFRRNAT from the coding sequence ATGACGACACAGACCGAACATCGCTGCTCATGGGCCGAAGGCGACGCCCTGATGCGCGCCTATCACGACACCGAATGGGGCGTGCCGCAGCATGACCCCCGCATGCTCTGGGAAATGCTGATGCTCGAAGGATTCCAGGCCGGGCTTGCCTGGATCATCATCCTCAGGAAGCGCGAGGCATTCCGCTCTGCCTTCGCCGGTTTCGATCCGGAGAAGGTCGCGCGTTTCGGCGAGAAGGATGTCGCGAGACTGCTGGCAGACCCCGGCATCGTCCGCGCCCAGGCCAAGACTCGCGCGACGATCGCCGGTGCGCGCATCTATTGCGAAATGGCGGAGCGCGGCGAGAGCTTCGCCGACTACTGCTGGTCCTTCACCGACGGCAAGGTGATCCGGAACCCCGGCAAGGAATGGATCGCGCATTCTCCGCTGTCCGAACGCATATCGAAGGACATGAAGAAGCGCGGCTTCAAGTTCGTCGGCCCGACGATCGTCTATGCGTGGATGCAGGCGGTCGGCATCGTCAACGATCATGCGGCCGACTGCTTCCGGCGCAACGCAACCTAG
- a CDS encoding LysR family transcriptional regulator, whose protein sequence is MQDLNDLRYFDAVVTNGGFAAAGRALRIPKSKLSRRIAALEARLGIRLVERSSRRFRVTDIGLAYHAQCQIAVAAAERAEAIVEASLSEPRGTVRMSCPTGLVAMVADMLPDFLGLYPRGHVQIVAVDRPVDIIAERIDVALRVRTRLDSDAALTMRTLAHSRRILVASPALANRMAGRGVDVLATLPTLSSSGEDGEVTWRLEGPEGATHEVRHVPRLSCGDFGAIRTAALAGLGVAMLPDHACAAELRSGTLVHILPEWAGEDGIVHLVFTTRTGLPPLVRAWIDHLAKGFREPALFAGR, encoded by the coding sequence ATGCAGGATCTGAACGATCTTCGATACTTCGATGCCGTGGTCACGAACGGTGGCTTCGCGGCCGCCGGTCGGGCGCTGCGCATTCCCAAGTCGAAGCTCAGCCGCCGCATCGCCGCGCTGGAGGCCCGACTGGGCATCCGCCTCGTCGAGCGATCCTCCCGCCGCTTCCGCGTCACCGACATCGGCCTCGCCTATCATGCGCAGTGCCAGATCGCGGTCGCCGCCGCGGAGCGGGCCGAAGCGATCGTCGAGGCCAGCCTCAGCGAGCCGCGCGGCACCGTGCGCATGTCCTGCCCGACGGGACTGGTCGCAATGGTGGCCGACATGCTGCCCGATTTCCTCGGCCTCTATCCGAGGGGGCACGTCCAGATCGTCGCGGTGGACCGCCCGGTCGACATCATCGCCGAGCGCATCGATGTTGCCTTGCGCGTCCGCACCCGGCTCGACAGCGACGCCGCGCTGACGATGCGCACGCTCGCCCACAGCCGCCGCATCCTGGTGGCAAGTCCGGCGCTCGCGAACCGGATGGCCGGACGCGGCGTGGACGTGCTCGCCACCCTGCCGACGTTGAGCTCATCGGGAGAGGATGGAGAAGTGACATGGCGGCTGGAAGGGCCGGAAGGCGCAACGCATGAGGTGCGCCACGTCCCGCGCCTGAGTTGCGGCGATTTCGGCGCGATCCGCACGGCGGCGCTTGCAGGCCTTGGCGTCGCGATGTTGCCCGACCATGCCTGCGCCGCCGAACTGCGCAGCGGCACGCTCGTCCACATCCTGCCCGAGTGGGCCGGCGAGGATGGCATCGTCCACCTCGTCTTCACGACCCGCACAGGCCTGCCGCCACTGGTCCGTGCGTGGATCGATCATCTGGCGAAGGGCTTCAGGGAGCCTGCGCTATTTGCGGGTCGTTGA
- a CDS encoding glycosyl hydrolase, producing the protein MYPQWGPFSAVIQADPFGFQTNAHGLNIGYSDTPRVTENSYDYDYHSDLTLGLVGLNVDGTKMAAASDWTATADWDGKMRATMGQGMPFVYVTRQSDDDVIIDFNQNTGPSRDVPTNPLAYTLSGLTGKFGGGQLKFNFPIDAGAHVADGMQFRVSYDFDGDGKIDRIETYDWYGTDAGVGDQDYSNTKLVSATGAMADMKGGSVKVELWRANGDGDIQVRTNDVSSYVQLPFSNLSAKDGAMVIDGKLYLQGGAKAGGDASGLVLAPVGDPTYDNTHVQPGNSVGGYTGPGRVWYNQNGMVGVTINGKNYGIFGPSGSTWTFTDHGIVSNLGGKDYYSVAVLPDSSIDTLMQYHQHAYAFVTDTKSDFTVDYSTGKLITTFTATTQMMETGPGLSENPLMALYRHQYINSDDKLSTISYASGRGEIKLLADGKTFSTSMNIQPMLPIMPFVGSAQDRDKLIGMIHEELKKFLSAQANPLEGNTYWGARPNATFGDLALMAQMVGYGQAKDVFVKAIEKQLERWFTADDGDKFKFVYDKEWATLIGYPADFESDGKINDHHFHYGYIINAAATIAQLDPEWATQGKWGAMVNELIKDVANDDRNDLTYAFMRNFDPYAGHSWAGGTGDNPNQESASEAIEFASALARWGAVTGQQHLADLGVYLHTTEAIAFQQYWQDVDNKVFPNGYNHEILGIVGSHGGGFTNYFDGDPAHIFGIQYTPINGGSLFMAGYPQELLRELAEMHLLQKDDRASEWMNGTQMALALADPEAALADYLANPQYQSGVGEESRAYTLEWIQTLVKLGTPDLSVKSNSAFAVAFNKKGAMSYTAFNPTTKEITVTFSNGMKLVVPPGDMVTQMADGTKTVVDFQNPDIPYRPDGVPLDLPTDPPEFQLTAVAVNGDLTLSVEATTGTAWITIKGQAPRAMVKGSGRQSLRLDDRTVLVGIGRDEAGNIVVLGQVNGGEPYYPYKVDSTLHIGGGGAALYRNDWQTLEPMFGTDINGDGIILRGKLNVVAQNRTLKLLTDTGTGIAYFQDGEGRMQAVSRYTPGEATQLSRGGWSLSAIARDMDGNIRVLDTLPGSGLSYAWTLDAKGNWIGEKVYDGANLSEAEALFQKDLNGDGAIPAAPLQFVARNGSMRLLVDPSNGHAIVQLEDGTRLTITRGGPNDAVLLDRGSRLFAIGRDEQGRIRVMDGNANDMSAGSTHWAWILDDTGHFVGEDTFSGDKLPQAEDIFGSDMNGDGMVGSTPYRVVERHGDNALMVDQRSGTAYISVNGAAPLAVTRDGWGDVRQQRDDWGLAAIATDDQGRIRVLDTSPFSDARYAWILDANGHFIGEESFNKDNIGQAENLFGIDLDGNGNVGNGAATTGAF; encoded by the coding sequence ATGTATCCTCAATGGGGCCCGTTCTCGGCCGTTATCCAGGCAGATCCGTTCGGTTTCCAGACGAACGCGCATGGCCTCAATATCGGCTACTCCGACACGCCGCGCGTCACCGAGAACAGCTATGACTACGATTACCATTCGGATCTGACGCTGGGGCTGGTCGGCCTGAACGTCGACGGCACCAAGATGGCCGCTGCGTCCGACTGGACCGCCACCGCCGACTGGGACGGCAAGATGCGCGCGACGATGGGACAAGGCATGCCCTTCGTATACGTGACGCGCCAGTCCGATGACGACGTAATCATCGACTTCAACCAGAACACCGGGCCGAGCCGCGACGTTCCCACTAACCCGCTGGCCTATACGCTGTCCGGCCTGACCGGAAAGTTCGGCGGCGGCCAGTTGAAGTTCAACTTCCCGATCGACGCGGGCGCGCACGTAGCCGACGGCATGCAGTTCCGCGTGTCCTACGACTTCGACGGGGACGGCAAAATCGACCGCATCGAAACCTACGACTGGTACGGCACAGACGCGGGCGTGGGCGATCAGGACTATTCGAACACCAAGCTGGTCAGCGCCACTGGCGCCATGGCCGACATGAAGGGCGGCTCTGTCAAGGTCGAACTGTGGCGCGCCAACGGCGACGGCGACATCCAGGTGCGCACCAACGACGTGTCCAGCTACGTCCAGCTTCCGTTCTCGAACCTCAGCGCCAAGGATGGCGCGATGGTGATCGACGGCAAGCTGTACTTGCAGGGCGGAGCCAAGGCCGGCGGCGACGCATCGGGCCTGGTGCTTGCACCGGTCGGCGACCCGACCTACGACAACACGCACGTCCAGCCGGGCAACAGCGTTGGCGGCTACACCGGCCCGGGCCGCGTGTGGTATAACCAGAACGGCATGGTGGGCGTCACCATAAACGGCAAGAACTACGGTATCTTCGGCCCGTCGGGTTCAACCTGGACTTTCACCGACCACGGCATCGTATCGAACCTGGGTGGCAAGGACTACTATTCCGTCGCGGTGCTGCCCGACAGTTCCATCGACACGCTGATGCAGTACCACCAGCACGCCTATGCCTTCGTGACGGACACCAAGTCAGACTTCACGGTGGACTACAGCACCGGCAAGCTGATCACCACCTTCACCGCTACTACTCAGATGATGGAAACCGGCCCCGGCCTCTCGGAAAATCCGCTGATGGCGCTGTACCGCCACCAGTACATTAATTCCGACGACAAACTGAGCACCATCAGCTACGCCTCCGGGCGCGGCGAGATCAAGCTTCTGGCCGATGGCAAGACCTTCAGCACCTCGATGAACATCCAGCCCATGCTGCCGATCATGCCCTTTGTGGGTTCGGCGCAGGACCGCGACAAGCTGATCGGGATGATCCACGAGGAACTCAAGAAATTCCTCTCGGCGCAGGCCAATCCGCTGGAAGGAAATACCTATTGGGGAGCGCGCCCCAACGCCACTTTCGGAGACTTGGCGCTGATGGCGCAGATGGTCGGCTACGGGCAGGCCAAAGACGTCTTCGTCAAGGCCATCGAAAAGCAGCTTGAACGCTGGTTCACCGCAGACGACGGAGACAAGTTCAAGTTCGTCTACGACAAGGAATGGGCGACCCTTATCGGTTATCCGGCCGATTTCGAATCCGACGGCAAGATCAACGACCACCATTTCCATTACGGCTACATCATCAATGCGGCCGCCACGATCGCCCAGCTCGATCCCGAATGGGCGACGCAGGGCAAGTGGGGTGCGATGGTCAACGAACTGATCAAGGACGTTGCCAACGACGACCGCAACGACCTGACTTATGCCTTCATGCGCAACTTCGATCCCTATGCGGGTCATAGCTGGGCGGGCGGCACAGGTGACAACCCGAATCAGGAATCGGCGTCGGAAGCGATCGAATTCGCCAGCGCGCTTGCCCGCTGGGGCGCAGTGACCGGACAACAGCACCTCGCCGACCTTGGCGTCTATCTGCACACAACCGAAGCCATCGCCTTCCAGCAATACTGGCAGGACGTGGACAACAAGGTGTTTCCGAACGGCTACAATCACGAGATTCTTGGCATCGTGGGTAGCCACGGCGGCGGATTCACCAACTATTTCGACGGCGATCCGGCACACATCTTCGGCATTCAGTACACTCCGATCAACGGCGGCTCGCTGTTCATGGCGGGCTATCCGCAGGAACTGTTGCGCGAACTGGCGGAAATGCACCTGCTGCAGAAGGACGATCGCGCATCCGAATGGATGAACGGCACCCAGATGGCTCTGGCGCTGGCCGATCCCGAAGCGGCGCTTGCCGACTATCTGGCAAACCCGCAGTACCAGAGCGGCGTCGGCGAGGAATCGCGCGCCTACACTCTGGAATGGATCCAGACGCTGGTTAAGCTGGGCACGCCCGACCTTTCGGTAAAGTCGAACAGTGCCTTTGCGGTGGCCTTCAACAAGAAGGGCGCGATGAGCTACACCGCCTTCAACCCGACGACAAAGGAGATCACGGTCACTTTCTCGAACGGCATGAAGCTGGTTGTTCCTCCCGGGGACATGGTCACGCAGATGGCCGATGGCACCAAGACCGTGGTCGACTTCCAGAACCCCGACATCCCCTATCGCCCGGACGGCGTGCCGCTCGACCTGCCCACCGATCCGCCGGAATTCCAGCTGACCGCGGTGGCGGTGAACGGCGACCTGACGCTATCGGTCGAGGCAACCACCGGCACGGCCTGGATCACGATCAAGGGCCAGGCGCCGCGTGCGATGGTCAAGGGTAGCGGACGCCAGTCTCTGCGTCTCGACGATCGCACTGTGCTGGTAGGCATCGGCCGCGATGAAGCTGGCAACATCGTCGTACTCGGGCAGGTCAACGGCGGCGAGCCTTACTATCCATACAAGGTCGATTCTACGCTGCACATCGGTGGCGGCGGCGCGGCGCTCTACCGCAACGACTGGCAGACGCTGGAACCGATGTTCGGCACCGACATCAACGGCGACGGTATCATCCTGCGCGGCAAGCTCAACGTCGTGGCGCAGAACAGGACGCTCAAGCTGCTGACCGACACCGGCACCGGCATCGCCTACTTCCAGGACGGCGAGGGCAGGATGCAGGCGGTCTCGCGCTACACCCCGGGCGAGGCGACGCAGCTGTCGCGCGGCGGATGGTCGCTCTCGGCCATCGCGCGCGACATGGATGGCAATATCCGCGTGCTCGACACGCTGCCGGGGTCGGGCCTCAGCTATGCCTGGACGCTCGACGCCAAGGGCAACTGGATCGGCGAGAAGGTCTATGACGGGGCCAACCTGTCGGAAGCCGAGGCGCTGTTCCAGAAGGATCTGAACGGCGACGGGGCGATCCCCGCTGCGCCGCTGCAGTTCGTCGCCCGCAACGGCAGCATGCGCCTGCTGGTGGATCCGTCGAACGGCCATGCCATCGTCCAACTGGAGGACGGCACCCGCCTGACGATCACTCGTGGCGGTCCGAATGATGCGGTGCTGCTCGATCGCGGCTCGCGCCTCTTCGCCATCGGTCGGGACGAGCAGGGCCGCATCCGCGTAATGGACGGCAACGCCAACGACATGAGCGCCGGATCGACGCACTGGGCGTGGATCCTGGACGATACCGGCCACTTCGTTGGCGAGGACACGTTCTCGGGCGACAAGCTGCCGCAGGCCGAGGATATCTTCGGCTCGGACATGAACGGCGACGGGATGGTCGGCAGCACGCCGTATCGCGTGGTTGAGCGTCATGGCGACAACGCCCTGATGGTCGACCAGCGCAGCGGCACCGCCTACATCTCGGTGAACGGGGCCGCCCCGCTTGCCGTCACCCGCGACGGCTGGGGCGACGTGCGCCAGCAGCGCGACGACTGGGGCCTCGCCGCCATCGCCACCGACGATCAGGGCCGCATCCGCGTGCTCGACACCAGCCCGTTCTCGGACGCCCGCTATGCGTGGATCCTCGACGCGAACGGTCACTTCATCGGTGAGGAATCGTTCAACAAGGACAATATCGGGCAGGCCGAAAACCTGTTCGGGATCGACCTTGATGGCAATGGCAACGTCGGCAACGGAGCCGCAACGACAGGCGCGTTCTGA
- a CDS encoding hydrolase: MTFRNGLDSLLRPEDSVLVLIDHQPYQLANLNSHDPQMVVNNTTGLAKAAKVFGVPTILTSVIAARGGLLFPSITDVFPDQEVIDRTFINTWEDKVVVDAVKATGRKQLIIAGLWTEICVAMPAIQALGEGWDVTVVTDASGGTSLEAHQVGIQRMIAAGANVMTWVAVAAEWQRDWARAESAEELNKVIGPHSAGSGIAYFWEQQLLNTPVPTNA; the protein is encoded by the coding sequence ATGACCTTCCGCAATGGCCTCGATTCCCTTCTTCGCCCAGAGGACTCCGTACTCGTCCTGATCGACCACCAGCCTTATCAACTCGCCAACCTGAACAGCCACGATCCGCAGATGGTCGTGAACAACACGACCGGGCTGGCCAAGGCGGCGAAGGTGTTCGGCGTGCCCACCATCCTGACCAGCGTCATCGCGGCACGCGGCGGGCTGCTGTTTCCCTCGATCACGGACGTGTTCCCCGACCAGGAGGTGATCGACCGCACCTTCATCAACACCTGGGAAGACAAGGTGGTCGTGGACGCCGTCAAGGCGACCGGTCGCAAGCAACTCATCATCGCCGGTCTGTGGACCGAGATCTGCGTGGCGATGCCGGCGATACAGGCCCTGGGTGAAGGCTGGGACGTGACCGTCGTCACCGACGCTTCGGGTGGCACCTCGCTCGAGGCGCATCAGGTCGGCATTCAGCGCATGATCGCCGCTGGCGCCAACGTGATGACGTGGGTGGCCGTGGCCGCCGAGTGGCAGCGCGACTGGGCACGGGCGGAATCCGCCGAGGAACTGAACAAGGTTATCGGACCGCACTCCGCCGGCAGCGGTATCGCCTATTTCTGGGAGCAGCAGCTGCTCAACACTCCGGTGCCCACTAACGCCTGA